In Crateriforma spongiae, the following proteins share a genomic window:
- a CDS encoding DUF1552 domain-containing protein, which produces MAFIRRSNPVSRRHLLRGAGVSVGLPWLGAMAGSNSAAGREVNGKTLDRPPMRSAFLFMPNGVNPANWNPVATPDSDQFDWTPMLRPLSDVGDELILLENFHHPDLAGGNGHWPKVPAFLSGGHVLRTSGRDMDTGCTSIDQWMAQRIGHKTPLPTLELGVDSAYTGVDNVGGGFTRIYGSHIAWRDRHTPVPNEIVPQLAFDRLFRGVRSTPVSGLNPHHRAVWESMHRDETSVLDAVREDARSFSKRLGREDRGKLDEYLESVRSVERRIESSRKPKARWINEGDLGIQRPGPGIPDSHVEHVRLMMDIMVLAFWTDTTRIATFMMGNAQTGRNFSFIDGVKGSFHGLSHHRNEESTLRQYEAIGTWHIGQVAYLIDRMRNLSEGDGTLLDHCMVMFGSTLRDGNKHDTENLPLLFFGGGSAGIRRGRRLTAAQPTPLCNLFLSMAQNMGIDEQRFSTSTGPLDLA; this is translated from the coding sequence ATGGCATTCATTCGACGCAGCAATCCCGTTTCCCGCCGCCATCTTTTGCGCGGTGCGGGTGTTTCGGTCGGACTTCCCTGGCTGGGGGCGATGGCCGGATCGAATTCTGCTGCCGGACGTGAGGTCAACGGAAAGACGTTGGATCGGCCGCCGATGCGTTCGGCGTTCTTGTTCATGCCCAACGGGGTGAACCCGGCCAACTGGAACCCGGTCGCAACGCCCGACAGTGACCAGTTCGATTGGACCCCAATGTTGCGACCGCTTTCCGATGTCGGCGACGAATTGATCCTGTTGGAAAATTTTCATCATCCCGACTTGGCCGGCGGCAACGGGCACTGGCCCAAGGTCCCGGCGTTTTTGTCGGGCGGCCACGTATTGCGGACGTCCGGTCGCGACATGGACACCGGATGCACGTCGATCGACCAGTGGATGGCTCAGCGGATCGGGCACAAAACACCTTTGCCGACTTTGGAATTGGGAGTCGATTCGGCGTACACGGGTGTGGACAACGTGGGCGGCGGGTTCACTCGTATTTATGGATCGCATATCGCGTGGCGAGACCGGCACACACCGGTGCCCAACGAAATCGTTCCCCAGTTGGCATTCGATCGGTTGTTTCGCGGCGTCCGTTCGACACCGGTATCCGGATTGAACCCGCATCATCGGGCGGTTTGGGAATCGATGCACCGCGACGAAACGAGTGTTTTGGACGCGGTTCGCGAAGACGCTCGATCATTTTCCAAACGATTGGGGCGCGAAGACCGTGGCAAGCTGGACGAGTATTTGGAAAGCGTGCGCAGCGTGGAACGACGGATCGAATCTTCACGCAAGCCGAAGGCACGATGGATCAACGAAGGCGATCTGGGCATCCAGCGACCGGGACCGGGCATCCCCGACAGTCACGTGGAGCATGTTCGCTTGATGATGGACATCATGGTGTTGGCGTTTTGGACCGATACCACTCGGATCGCGACGTTCATGATGGGCAACGCCCAAACGGGGCGAAACTTCTCCTTCATCGACGGGGTCAAAGGGTCGTTCCACGGATTGTCGCATCATCGCAATGAAGAAAGCACACTGCGGCAGTACGAGGCGATCGGAACGTGGCACATCGGACAGGTCGCGTATTTGATTGACCGAATGCGAAACCTGAGCGAAGGCGACGGGACGTTGTTGGATCACTGTATGGTGATGTTCGGTTCGACGCTGCGGGACGGCAACAAACACGACACCGAGAATCTGCCACTGTTGTTCTTTGGCGGCGGATCGGCCGGCATCCGGCGTGGCCGTCGCCTGACCGCCGCGCAGCCGACTCCGTTGTGTAACCTGTTCCTGTCGATGGCCCAGAACATGGGAATCGACGAGCAACGTTTCAGCACCAGCACCGGGCCATTGGATTTGGCCTGA
- a CDS encoding DUF1592 domain-containing protein — protein sequence MMLPTAGSDPPSVAGPPPTQPISQTHFVDVVRPLLVEFCGDCHHPEDADDPVGFLRSKTAAQIQHQREIWSSVAQQLNHRTMPPADADQPSESQRLQLARWIEDHLRTTACTGEEYVGSVQPRRLNRDQYTHAINDLTGLGFDFVETFPADGSGGEGFDNNAETLFLPPLLMERYLEVAGQVADRLIVTPPPLVRWSEQTLVVMPTDRDCGLLIRSPEGSGVAHVQVTVDGRVAETVNLQSEGGHRVGWILLSLTAGPHQIRLDTVGRTTGVDETVESTPAAEGLLVGLPQRDIRGGQEDERQRRQNSDIYRRWAIEHQDAPDQQCRVALDRLAIQTGGSELRKRLSAMRRFLGQTTESALSFDPKCNREQALQAIDRFARLAWRRPLSDGQRDRLATLIDRGLDRGDGILRSMKLPLIAILVSPNFLFVGERSVAPERIVAVSDFELASRLSFFLWHSLPDETLLTLAESGQLSHPDELRRQVDRMIADPRSVRFAESFAGQWLGTVAVGNTKIPDTNFFKPAYNPMLVRSLRAQVGALMHHMMRNDRPIIDWIDADYVIVNDVLARHYRIGEFADDESTPKPANGRWGGEHDDVDLGPFYRLDLSSDSPDRRRAGVLGLGAVHMLTSYSRRTSPVLRGGWVLETLLGARVPSPPPDAGQLPGGEKEQDGKTVRERLQRHRQNPTCAACHDLIDPIGFAMECFDVLGRYRESESQGGQAIDTSGRLPDGTTFEDVNQLRTVLRQRHESFAREYVRRLLGYALARSLEDADSCTIESLVDQAIQPETTTADLIHAVVQSLPFRFRQGPAGTVESVEH from the coding sequence ATGATGCTGCCGACCGCCGGATCGGATCCGCCCTCAGTGGCCGGTCCGCCGCCGACGCAACCGATCAGCCAGACCCATTTTGTCGACGTGGTCCGCCCGCTGTTGGTGGAATTCTGTGGCGATTGTCATCATCCCGAGGATGCGGATGATCCGGTCGGCTTTCTGCGTTCGAAAACGGCGGCGCAGATTCAACACCAACGCGAAATTTGGTCCAGTGTCGCCCAGCAACTGAATCACCGCACGATGCCGCCGGCCGACGCGGATCAGCCCAGCGAATCCCAACGCCTACAACTGGCACGCTGGATCGAGGACCATCTGCGAACGACGGCTTGCACCGGAGAAGAATATGTCGGAAGTGTCCAGCCACGGCGTTTGAATCGCGACCAATACACTCACGCGATCAACGACCTGACGGGATTGGGTTTTGACTTTGTCGAAACTTTTCCAGCCGACGGCAGCGGTGGCGAGGGATTCGACAACAACGCCGAAACCTTGTTCCTGCCTCCGCTGTTGATGGAACGGTATCTTGAGGTTGCCGGCCAGGTCGCCGATCGATTGATCGTGACGCCGCCGCCATTGGTTCGCTGGTCCGAACAAACGCTGGTCGTGATGCCAACCGACCGGGATTGCGGATTGCTGATCCGATCACCGGAGGGATCGGGTGTGGCCCACGTCCAGGTCACCGTTGATGGCCGCGTCGCTGAAACCGTGAACTTGCAAAGTGAGGGTGGGCATCGGGTCGGTTGGATCTTACTTTCCTTGACTGCCGGCCCCCACCAAATTCGATTGGATACGGTTGGTCGGACCACCGGCGTCGATGAAACGGTGGAGTCGACGCCTGCGGCCGAAGGCTTGTTGGTGGGTTTGCCCCAACGGGACATCCGCGGCGGCCAAGAGGATGAACGTCAGCGTCGACAAAATTCCGACATCTATCGACGCTGGGCCATCGAGCACCAAGACGCACCGGATCAACAGTGTCGCGTCGCGTTGGATCGACTTGCGATCCAGACGGGTGGATCTGAGTTGAGAAAACGGTTGTCGGCAATGCGACGATTTTTGGGTCAGACGACCGAATCCGCGTTGTCGTTCGATCCGAAATGCAATCGGGAGCAAGCCCTGCAAGCGATTGATCGGTTCGCACGTCTTGCTTGGCGACGACCGCTGAGCGACGGGCAGCGTGATCGGTTGGCCACGTTGATCGATCGTGGCTTGGACCGCGGCGACGGCATCCTTCGGTCGATGAAGTTGCCTTTGATCGCCATATTGGTTTCGCCAAACTTTTTGTTTGTCGGCGAACGGTCGGTTGCACCGGAGCGAATCGTCGCGGTCAGTGATTTCGAATTGGCCTCTCGATTGTCGTTCTTTCTGTGGCACTCGTTGCCGGATGAAACGTTGTTGACGTTGGCTGAATCGGGCCAGCTTTCGCATCCGGACGAATTGCGACGCCAAGTGGACCGGATGATCGCCGATCCGCGCAGTGTTCGCTTTGCCGAATCGTTCGCCGGCCAGTGGTTGGGCACCGTTGCGGTCGGGAACACCAAAATTCCCGATACGAATTTTTTCAAACCCGCGTACAACCCCATGTTGGTGCGTTCGCTGCGAGCCCAGGTCGGTGCGTTGATGCACCACATGATGCGGAACGACCGCCCGATCATCGATTGGATCGATGCGGACTATGTGATCGTCAATGATGTGTTGGCCCGGCACTACCGCATCGGAGAGTTCGCCGACGATGAATCGACTCCGAAACCCGCCAATGGACGCTGGGGAGGCGAACACGATGACGTCGACTTGGGACCATTCTATCGGCTGGATTTATCATCCGATTCGCCCGACCGACGACGTGCCGGCGTCTTGGGTTTGGGGGCCGTCCACATGCTGACCAGCTATTCGCGACGAACCAGCCCGGTGTTGCGAGGCGGTTGGGTCTTGGAAACGCTTCTGGGGGCTCGCGTGCCCTCGCCGCCCCCCGATGCCGGGCAATTACCGGGCGGTGAAAAGGAACAAGACGGCAAAACGGTTCGTGAACGTCTGCAGCGACACCGACAGAACCCGACCTGTGCGGCCTGTCACGATTTGATCGATCCGATCGGATTCGCGATGGAGTGTTTTGATGTGTTGGGCCGTTATCGCGAAAGCGAGTCCCAGGGCGGTCAGGCGATCGACACGTCCGGACGCCTGCCCGACGGGACGACCTTTGAAGACGTCAACCAATTGCGGACGGTGTTGCGACAGCGACACGAATCGTTTGCCCGTGAATACGTGCGTCGTTTGCTCGGCTATGCCCTGGCCCGTAGCTTGGAAGACGCCGACAGTTGCACGATTGAATCGTTGGTCGATCAAGCGATTCAGCCGGAAACGACGACCGCGGACCTGATTCATGCGGTGGTGCAAAGTTTGCCGTTCCGGTTCCGCCAAGGGCCTGCCGGTACCGTCGAATCGGTGGAGCACTGA
- a CDS encoding serine O-acetyltransferase: MASDFRLKEQLPRLTEQIVSTYTPDDVINHLGHCPLPNYTAITDILLDLKDILYPGYRRKTGLHSGNIHYHVGGLIDQLHDSLTAQIARALRHEDRVKHNHGDCESDVDFEAKGQAMAIELLKSIPRLRAVLATDVQAAFDGDPACQTTDEIVFCYPGFEAITVYRIAHELTRLQVPFIPRMMTEWAHKQTGIDIHPGAEIGEYFFIDHGTGVVVGETCEIGNHVKLYQGVTLGALSFPTDSTGQLIRGKKRHPTIEDQVVVYANATILGGRTVIGRDSVIGSSVWITKSVSPGTTVMLEKPQLRVKGSEEPSEEMTPAGNYQI, translated from the coding sequence GTGGCATCGGATTTCCGTCTTAAAGAACAGCTTCCGCGTCTGACCGAACAAATCGTGTCGACGTACACGCCCGATGACGTGATCAATCATTTGGGCCACTGTCCGCTGCCCAATTACACGGCGATCACCGACATCCTGTTGGACCTGAAGGACATCCTGTATCCGGGCTATCGCCGAAAGACGGGACTTCACAGTGGCAACATCCACTATCACGTCGGCGGTCTGATCGATCAGCTGCATGATTCGCTGACCGCCCAAATCGCTCGGGCGCTTCGGCACGAGGATCGGGTCAAGCACAACCACGGCGATTGCGAAAGCGACGTTGATTTCGAGGCCAAGGGCCAGGCGATGGCCATCGAATTGCTCAAGAGCATCCCGCGACTGCGGGCGGTCTTGGCCACCGACGTGCAAGCCGCCTTTGACGGTGATCCGGCCTGTCAAACCACCGACGAAATCGTTTTCTGCTATCCGGGATTCGAAGCGATCACGGTGTACCGGATCGCGCACGAACTGACCCGACTGCAGGTGCCCTTCATCCCGCGGATGATGACCGAGTGGGCTCACAAGCAAACCGGTATCGACATCCACCCGGGCGCGGAAATCGGTGAATACTTTTTCATCGACCACGGCACCGGTGTGGTGGTCGGGGAAACTTGTGAAATCGGAAACCACGTCAAGCTGTACCAAGGTGTGACGTTGGGGGCACTGAGCTTTCCAACCGATTCGACCGGACAGCTGATCCGTGGCAAAAAACGTCACCCGACCATCGAGGACCAGGTGGTGGTCTATGCCAACGCAACCATCTTGGGTGGTCGCACGGTGATCGGTCGCGATTCGGTGATCGGATCCAGCGTGTGGATCACCAAAAGTGTTTCGCCTGGAACCACCGTGATGTTGGAGAAGCCTCAACTGCGGGTCAAAGGCAGTGAAGAACCGAGCGAGGAAATGACGCCGGCGGGCAATTATCAGATTTAG
- a CDS encoding DNA gyrase/topoisomerase IV subunit B, whose protein sequence is MSKSANGNSYAAKDIVALEGLEPVRKRPGMYIGGVGSAGLHHLIWEIVDNSVDEAMNGHASEITVTLHKDGSTVSVSDNGRGIPIDKHPQTKKPALEMVLTVLHAGGKFEGNNYKTAGGLHGVGASVVNALSKELTAVVRRDGSQFRMTFSKGVPTSKLQKLRGTVRGSGTMITFTPDPTIFPKTTFDSETIRHRLETASFLHRGLKVTFVDETQGTKQTYLHEEGIVDYLRKVLKDRNAKPIHESPFTLNQDADPRMEITLQWTESTDEHIRSYVNGIPTGSGGTHENGFRGGLTKAVRNYIDTHNLTPRGVKISPEDIREGLVAIVSVFISEPQFQGQTKDRLNNPEVQAAVEGVVRPSAEQWMNNNRSIADSIVARIIAAARARAASRAASEAVSRKTAGKRSLLPGKLSDCISTGKGYSELFIVEGDSAGGSAKQGRDRNTQAILPLRGKVLNTESATLKKILENKEIQDMIAALGCGIGTNMNVASLRYDRVILLADADSDGHHITTLLLTFFYRHMPQLIADGRLFIAVPPLYRIDIGKETYWAADEAHREEILAQHGGRAKPEITRFKGLGEMMPNVLWETTLNPATRKLEKVEIDDHLETDRVISDLMGRDASARFRFIMDRAEDAVEIDV, encoded by the coding sequence ATGAGCAAATCAGCTAACGGAAACAGTTACGCGGCGAAAGACATTGTCGCCCTGGAAGGACTGGAACCGGTCCGCAAACGCCCCGGCATGTACATCGGCGGCGTCGGATCGGCCGGCCTGCATCACCTGATCTGGGAAATCGTCGACAACAGTGTCGACGAGGCGATGAACGGGCATGCCAGCGAAATCACGGTCACGCTGCACAAGGACGGCAGCACGGTGTCGGTCTCCGACAACGGCCGCGGCATCCCGATCGATAAGCACCCACAGACGAAAAAGCCGGCGCTGGAAATGGTGCTGACCGTCCTGCACGCGGGCGGCAAATTCGAAGGCAACAATTACAAGACCGCCGGCGGTCTGCACGGCGTCGGTGCCAGCGTCGTCAACGCGCTCAGCAAAGAACTGACCGCGGTCGTCCGTCGCGACGGCAGCCAATTCCGGATGACGTTTTCCAAGGGCGTGCCGACGTCCAAGCTACAGAAACTGCGGGGCACGGTTCGTGGCAGCGGGACGATGATCACGTTCACGCCCGACCCGACCATCTTTCCCAAAACGACGTTCGACAGCGAAACGATCCGACATCGCTTGGAAACGGCCAGCTTTTTGCACCGCGGGCTGAAGGTCACCTTCGTCGACGAAACCCAGGGCACCAAGCAGACCTATCTGCACGAAGAAGGCATCGTCGACTATCTGCGAAAGGTGCTGAAGGATCGAAACGCCAAACCGATCCATGAGTCTCCGTTCACGTTGAACCAAGACGCCGATCCACGGATGGAGATCACGCTGCAGTGGACCGAATCGACCGACGAACACATCCGCAGTTACGTCAACGGTATCCCGACCGGCAGCGGCGGCACCCATGAAAACGGATTCCGTGGCGGATTGACCAAAGCGGTCCGCAACTACATCGACACTCACAACCTGACGCCGCGGGGTGTGAAGATTTCACCCGAAGACATTCGCGAAGGCTTGGTCGCGATTGTCAGCGTGTTCATCTCCGAACCGCAATTCCAAGGTCAAACCAAAGACCGATTGAACAATCCCGAAGTCCAGGCCGCGGTCGAAGGCGTCGTGCGTCCGTCGGCCGAACAATGGATGAACAACAACCGCAGCATTGCTGATTCGATCGTCGCGCGGATCATCGCCGCCGCTCGGGCCCGCGCCGCCAGCCGCGCCGCCAGCGAAGCGGTGTCACGAAAGACCGCCGGCAAACGCAGCCTGTTGCCCGGCAAGCTTTCCGATTGCATCTCGACCGGCAAAGGGTACAGCGAACTGTTCATCGTCGAAGGTGACAGCGCCGGTGGCAGCGCCAAACAAGGCCGCGACCGAAACACCCAAGCGATCCTGCCGCTGCGTGGAAAAGTGCTGAATACTGAAAGTGCGACGCTAAAGAAGATCTTGGAAAACAAAGAAATCCAAGACATGATCGCGGCGTTGGGGTGCGGCATCGGCACCAACATGAACGTCGCCAGTCTGCGTTACGACCGTGTGATTCTGTTGGCCGACGCCGACAGTGACGGGCATCACATCACGACGTTGCTGCTGACGTTCTTCTATCGTCACATGCCTCAGCTGATCGCCGACGGTCGGCTGTTCATCGCCGTCCCGCCGCTGTATCGCATCGACATCGGCAAAGAAACTTACTGGGCGGCCGATGAAGCCCATCGCGAAGAAATCTTGGCCCAGCACGGCGGCCGCGCCAAACCGGAAATCACCCGCTTCAAGGGACTGGGCGAAATGATGCCCAACGTCCTGTGGGAAACCACGTTGAATCCGGCCACGCGAAAACTGGAAAAGGTGGAAATCGACGACCACCTGGAAACCGATCGTGTGATCAGCGATTTGATGGGCCGCGACGCGTCGGCACGATTCCGGTTCATCATGGACCGGGCCGAAGACGCCGTCGAAATCGACGTCTAA
- a CDS encoding cellulase family glycosylhydrolase produces the protein MSLQYFSLNPCCFHIRPARIAFGFAACLLLLAPTGVTAKQPSGRGEPSASKKVQDPSRVIVRRTAWGKTVTGSTGQLLRGGVIPVFKYRRDLIGTEHGPATDYARDPEFYDQMKAAGVNAIRLVFFDPWQRSHGDYVTDQPYPYMPITVQDVYRQGLADEGDRKAAKRVLREERDKLFDDFDTIIDLAAQRGMYVMINYHDVFGYTDPDFAGGIPTNDWQFGYTDTQTYLNKFWNWMSKRYKNRTHVFFELMNEPVGYHPNDYSDDDIQAIYDLYRRVRRRAPKTHLVLGSFVTPASWNERTMLAIADQWESMGVDFTNASIGYHGYDTSNLPWTSDDVTEVAQKYAILNTEQNFPQYVDDGTPDPDAPGYDGDFYGHQSMERLNISWFSWNTAGPYEFETNFEGLLRAEAAAKGFLWDAELWLADLVQYYQNQRGFFARFIYYALKCYFWRVTFY, from the coding sequence ATGAGCCTGCAATATTTTTCGCTGAATCCTTGTTGCTTTCACATTCGGCCCGCCCGCATTGCGTTCGGCTTTGCGGCTTGTCTGCTGCTGCTTGCCCCGACCGGCGTCACCGCCAAACAGCCGTCCGGGCGCGGCGAACCGTCGGCATCCAAGAAGGTCCAAGACCCGTCGCGTGTCATCGTCCGGCGGACGGCCTGGGGCAAAACGGTCACCGGATCGACCGGACAACTGCTTCGCGGCGGTGTGATCCCGGTGTTCAAGTACCGGCGTGATTTGATCGGTACCGAACATGGTCCGGCGACCGATTACGCACGCGACCCCGAATTCTATGACCAGATGAAAGCCGCCGGTGTGAATGCGATCCGGCTGGTCTTCTTTGACCCGTGGCAACGTTCCCACGGCGACTACGTGACCGATCAACCCTATCCCTACATGCCGATCACGGTGCAGGACGTCTATCGCCAAGGCTTGGCCGATGAAGGTGATCGCAAGGCCGCCAAACGCGTGCTGCGGGAAGAACGTGACAAGCTGTTCGATGACTTTGACACCATCATCGACTTGGCCGCCCAGCGTGGCATGTATGTGATGATCAACTATCACGACGTGTTCGGGTACACCGATCCGGATTTTGCGGGCGGAATCCCGACAAACGACTGGCAATTCGGATACACCGACACCCAAACCTACCTGAACAAGTTTTGGAACTGGATGTCCAAACGCTACAAGAACCGAACGCACGTGTTCTTTGAATTGATGAACGAACCGGTCGGCTATCACCCCAACGACTATTCCGACGATGACATCCAAGCGATCTATGACTTGTACCGCCGTGTCCGCCGCCGGGCCCCCAAGACACACTTGGTATTGGGCAGCTTCGTCACGCCGGCCAGCTGGAACGAACGCACGATGTTGGCGATCGCCGACCAGTGGGAAAGCATGGGCGTCGATTTCACCAACGCATCGATCGGCTATCACGGATACGACACTTCCAACCTGCCTTGGACCAGTGACGACGTCACGGAAGTCGCACAGAAGTACGCGATTCTGAACACCGAACAGAATTTCCCCCAGTATGTCGACGACGGAACCCCGGATCCCGACGCACCCGGATACGACGGCGACTTTTATGGTCACCAGTCGATGGAGCGTTTGAACATCAGCTGGTTTTCGTGGAACACCGCCGGACCGTATGAGTTCGAAACCAACTTTGAAGGCTTGCTGCGTGCCGAAGCCGCCGCGAAAGGCTTCCTGTGGGACGCCGAACTTTGGCTGGCCGATTTGGTGCAGTACTACCAAAACCAGCGAGGCTTTTTCGCCCGATTCATCTACTACGCACTGAAGTGCTACTTCTGGCGGGTGACGTTCTACTAA
- a CDS encoding glycosyltransferase, translated as MVTVVCTRWLDAFPASYVTVLRNAVAASLKRPHRFVCVTDNPDGLENGVEGVEMPDLGIPLQYQRRGCWPKLSIFTPGLLPADQPTLYLDLDVMVRQDLDAFFERIESTGGFHALREWNPTIWSMVPLAMRPHRGVQGSILGFYPGEQAKLFHKFYDQKEHCFEAFPLDQDFLSENAQSPQDWPFAWTASFKWHCLHYYPINQVLTKIHEPKNAKVVVFHGNPRPIDVVPLGDYRWGTKRKFGHGPVDWVREYWLRHDPTWTDAAPAKAA; from the coding sequence ATGGTCACCGTGGTCTGCACCCGCTGGCTGGACGCGTTTCCCGCTTCGTACGTTACTGTGCTACGCAACGCTGTGGCGGCCAGTCTGAAGCGTCCCCACCGTTTCGTCTGTGTGACGGACAACCCGGACGGGTTGGAAAACGGGGTGGAAGGCGTCGAGATGCCGGATCTGGGAATTCCGCTGCAATACCAACGTCGCGGGTGTTGGCCCAAGCTTTCGATCTTCACGCCGGGATTGCTTCCGGCCGACCAGCCGACGCTGTACTTGGATCTGGACGTGATGGTCCGCCAAGACCTGGATGCCTTTTTTGAACGCATCGAATCCACCGGCGGGTTTCACGCGCTGCGGGAATGGAACCCGACGATCTGGAGCATGGTTCCACTGGCCATGCGACCGCACCGTGGCGTGCAGGGTTCAATCCTGGGCTTCTATCCCGGCGAACAAGCCAAACTGTTTCACAAGTTTTATGACCAGAAGGAACACTGCTTCGAAGCGTTTCCGCTGGATCAGGATTTCCTGAGCGAAAACGCCCAGTCGCCTCAAGACTGGCCCTTCGCTTGGACCGCCAGCTTCAAGTGGCACTGCTTGCACTATTACCCGATCAACCAAGTGCTGACAAAAATCCACGAGCCCAAGAACGCCAAAGTCGTCGTCTTCCACGGCAACCCGCGTCCGATCGATGTGGTGCCGCTGGGTGATTATCGCTGGGGCACCAAACGCAAGTTTGGTCACGGGCCGGTCGACTGGGTTCGCGAATACTGGCTGCGTCACGACCCGACCTGGACGGATGCGGCACCGGCCAAAGCGGCCTGA
- a CDS encoding glycosyltransferase family 2 protein, with protein MGVIISTYNSPQWLQKVLWGYECQTDGDFDTIIADDGSGSETRRLVDDFRQRGRLNLHHVWHTDDGFRKTEILNRAIEQNDCDYLMLTDGDCVPRRDVVALHKSMARPGHYLSAGYFKLTRPVSHAIGQADIESGRAFTHRFLRDAGQPLRWKNARIAAPAAIGRLMNRMTPTVASWNGAQSSTWKSDLIAANGFDTRMQYGGEDRELGERLVNAGMKGIQIRYTAICLHLDHDRGYVTKEMWANNDRIRQQTKVSGRTRTPWGIVDDSAAAAA; from the coding sequence ATGGGTGTGATCATCAGCACTTACAATTCGCCACAGTGGCTTCAGAAGGTTCTGTGGGGCTACGAATGTCAAACCGACGGCGACTTTGACACCATCATCGCCGACGATGGATCGGGATCCGAAACACGTCGGTTGGTAGATGACTTTCGGCAACGCGGTCGCTTGAACTTGCACCACGTTTGGCACACCGACGACGGGTTTCGGAAGACTGAGATCCTGAATCGTGCGATTGAACAAAACGATTGCGATTATTTGATGCTGACCGATGGCGATTGTGTTCCGCGTCGCGATGTCGTCGCATTGCACAAATCGATGGCCAGACCGGGGCACTATCTGTCGGCGGGATACTTCAAATTGACACGGCCGGTCAGTCATGCGATCGGGCAAGCCGACATTGAATCGGGCCGCGCGTTCACGCACCGTTTTTTGCGAGACGCCGGACAGCCCCTGCGTTGGAAAAACGCACGCATCGCCGCCCCCGCCGCTATCGGTCGTTTGATGAACCGAATGACGCCGACCGTGGCGTCGTGGAACGGGGCGCAAAGCAGTACGTGGAAATCAGACTTGATCGCCGCCAACGGATTTGACACTCGGATGCAATACGGCGGCGAAGATCGCGAATTGGGCGAACGTTTGGTCAACGCCGGCATGAAAGGCATTCAGATCCGATACACCGCGATCTGTTTGCATTTGGATCACGATCGTGGTTATGTGACCAAGGAAATGTGGGCAAACAACGATCGGATCCGGCAACAGACCAAGGTATCTGGTCGCACCCGGACGCCTTGGGGCATCGTGGATGATTCGGCGGCCGCAGCCGCCTAG
- a CDS encoding glycosyltransferase family 4 protein: protein MTHQVEDTELIIGDWHHRFTGVSATIATMLPEMADKERLAVLSGRESPYPRVGMWQAIQLCWRRPVQKPFRILHARRNIELWLGLLLRKILRRPVRVVFTSAAKRRHSAVPRFLISTADVRIATTDEAASHLRDVAAVIPHGVNCQKFRPADDRTGVLRSFGIRQQKAAAIVGRIRPEKGTDLFVEAMIPVLQQRRDVAACLVGTATQKFAEFADDLKKRIHEAGVTDQVYWMNQLGHDDLARLLSGISMCVAPARYEGFGLVPLEAMACQAAVVASMTGAYPQIVVPEKTGLLVDCGDADGLSQAIARLLDDDTLRISMGQAGRQRVIDHYSAELESQRIREVYQNLWNKAA from the coding sequence ATGACCCATCAGGTCGAAGACACCGAACTGATCATCGGCGATTGGCACCATCGATTCACGGGTGTCAGCGCGACGATCGCGACCATGTTGCCCGAAATGGCAGACAAAGAACGTTTGGCCGTGTTGTCGGGGCGGGAAAGCCCGTACCCTCGCGTCGGCATGTGGCAGGCGATTCAGTTGTGTTGGCGTCGACCGGTTCAAAAGCCGTTTCGGATCTTGCATGCCCGTCGAAATATCGAATTGTGGTTGGGTTTGCTTCTTCGCAAGATTTTGCGTCGGCCCGTCCGCGTGGTGTTCACGTCCGCGGCCAAGCGTCGTCATTCGGCGGTGCCACGCTTTTTGATCTCGACCGCCGATGTTCGGATCGCGACAACCGACGAAGCGGCGTCCCATCTGCGCGACGTGGCCGCCGTGATCCCGCACGGCGTGAATTGTCAAAAATTTCGTCCCGCCGATGACCGCACCGGGGTGTTACGGTCCTTCGGCATTCGACAGCAAAAGGCCGCGGCCATCGTCGGACGCATTCGTCCGGAAAAGGGCACCGACTTGTTTGTCGAAGCGATGATTCCTGTGTTGCAGCAACGCCGGGACGTCGCGGCTTGTCTGGTCGGGACCGCAACGCAAAAGTTTGCCGAGTTCGCAGACGATTTGAAAAAGCGGATTCATGAAGCAGGCGTCACGGATCAAGTCTATTGGATGAACCAATTGGGCCACGACGATTTGGCTCGTTTGTTGTCGGGCATCTCGATGTGCGTGGCGCCCGCACGCTATGAAGGCTTCGGCTTGGTGCCGTTGGAAGCCATGGCATGTCAGGCGGCGGTGGTCGCCAGCATGACCGGGGCGTATCCGCAGATCGTTGTCCCCGAAAAGACAGGCTTGTTGGTCGACTGTGGTGACGCCGATGGTTTGTCCCAGGCGATCGCGAGGTTGCTGGATGATGACACGCTGCGAATTTCGATGGGCCAGGCGGGACGTCAGCGTGTCATAGATCACTACAGCGCGGAATTGGAATCCCAGCGAATCCGCGAGGTCTATCAAAACCTTTGGAACAAGGCGGCCTGA